From a region of the Nonlabens dokdonensis DSW-6 genome:
- a CDS encoding homoserine kinase produces the protein MKEIRIFAPATVANVACGFDVLGFCLDSVGDEMVVRQVAKKGIVITKSIGYDLPTEIENNVAGVAAQAFINDFDPDLGIEIEIYKNIKPGSGVGSSAASAAGVVVALNELLGKPYNKEQLTAFAMKGEAVASNCEHADNIAPAIYGGFTLVKSCKPVKILEIPTPSNLFAVIIHPQIEIKTADSRAVLPQEIPLSQAIEQWANVGSLIHALHTSDYGLIKESLHDVVIETHRSKLIPHYDAVKKAALKAGALGCSISGSGPSIFTLNKGKATALHVEHAMRNVYKKTGIEFETYISPINQNGIKVLNM, from the coding sequence ATGAAAGAGATAAGAATATTTGCACCAGCAACCGTGGCAAATGTTGCCTGCGGATTTGATGTTTTGGGATTTTGCCTAGATTCTGTAGGTGACGAAATGGTAGTAAGACAAGTCGCAAAAAAAGGAATAGTAATCACAAAATCTATAGGTTATGATTTGCCAACAGAAATAGAAAATAACGTGGCAGGAGTTGCTGCACAAGCCTTTATTAATGATTTTGATCCAGATCTAGGAATAGAAATTGAGATTTATAAAAACATCAAACCAGGTAGCGGTGTAGGAAGCAGTGCCGCCAGTGCTGCTGGAGTTGTAGTGGCTCTTAATGAACTATTGGGCAAACCATATAATAAAGAACAATTAACTGCTTTTGCCATGAAAGGAGAAGCGGTTGCCAGTAATTGCGAGCATGCTGATAATATTGCGCCAGCGATTTATGGCGGTTTTACATTAGTTAAATCTTGTAAGCCAGTAAAAATTCTGGAAATCCCTACTCCATCAAATTTATTTGCCGTAATTATACATCCGCAAATAGAAATAAAAACTGCCGATTCTCGTGCAGTACTTCCTCAAGAAATACCTTTAAGTCAAGCTATTGAACAATGGGCAAATGTGGGCAGTCTCATTCATGCTTTACATACCTCAGATTATGGATTAATTAAAGAGTCTCTTCATGACGTTGTGATTGAAACACATAGAAGTAAATTGATACCTCATTACGATGCTGTAAAAAAAGCAGCTTTGAAAGCAGGCGCATTGGGCTGTTCTATTTCTGGTTCTGGCCCTAGTATTTTTACTTTAAATAAAGGAAAAGCAACTGCTTTACATGTAGAACACGCCATGCGTAATGTGTACAAAAAAACAGGGATTGAATTTGAAACCTATATCTCACCTATTAACCAAAATGGAATTAAAGTTCTAAATATGTAG
- a CDS encoding RsmB/NOP family class I SAM-dependent RNA methyltransferase: MRFHHNLVLATVDALHNIFNDGKYADQAIQKILKRDTRWGSRDRGFIAETTYDIVRYKRLFASIAKVSEPFNKQDLWRLTSVWIVLKGHDLPAWEEYFNTPVRRIKGGLDEVRNNRKMRESIPDWLDEMGVEELGNIWEQEITALNEQAPVVLRANTLKTDVATLKEKLIAEEILTTTHERFPDALVLNERANVFRTKLFTDGFFEVQDAGSQLIAAYLEPKPGERIMDACAGAGGKALHLAAMMENKGQIIATDIYQSKLNELKRRTRRAGVHNVETRLIDSTKVIKKLQNKMDGILIDAPCSGLGVLRRNPDAKWKLQPEFIENIKETQQEILQSYSRVVKSGGRMVYATCSIFPSENEMQVEKFLKSEAGADFELEDSQTLYAHRDGFDGFFMARMKKK, from the coding sequence ATGAGATTTCACCATAATTTAGTGCTCGCAACCGTTGATGCTTTGCACAATATATTTAACGACGGTAAGTATGCCGATCAAGCTATTCAAAAGATTTTAAAAAGAGATACTCGATGGGGTTCTAGAGATAGAGGTTTCATTGCAGAAACTACTTATGATATTGTAAGATACAAGAGGCTTTTTGCCTCTATTGCAAAGGTAAGTGAACCTTTTAATAAACAAGACCTATGGAGACTAACTAGTGTATGGATCGTGCTAAAAGGTCATGATTTACCAGCTTGGGAAGAATATTTCAACACACCAGTAAGACGCATAAAAGGTGGACTGGACGAAGTGCGCAATAATCGTAAAATGCGAGAATCTATTCCAGACTGGCTAGATGAAATGGGCGTTGAAGAGCTAGGAAACATTTGGGAGCAAGAAATAACAGCTTTAAATGAACAAGCTCCTGTAGTACTACGAGCAAATACATTAAAAACTGATGTTGCGACATTAAAGGAGAAACTTATTGCTGAAGAAATTCTAACAACGACTCATGAGCGTTTTCCTGATGCTCTTGTTTTAAATGAACGTGCAAATGTTTTCCGCACGAAGTTGTTCACCGATGGTTTTTTTGAAGTTCAAGATGCTGGTTCGCAACTTATTGCGGCATATCTAGAGCCGAAACCAGGAGAACGTATAATGGATGCCTGCGCTGGTGCTGGTGGTAAAGCATTACATCTTGCTGCTATGATGGAAAACAAAGGTCAAATCATTGCGACTGACATCTATCAAAGCAAATTGAATGAATTAAAAAGACGCACACGTCGTGCAGGAGTGCACAATGTGGAAACACGTTTGATCGATTCTACAAAGGTGATTAAAAAACTGCAAAATAAAATGGATGGTATACTAATAGACGCGCCATGTAGCGGTTTAGGAGTATTAAGACGTAATCCCGATGCCAAATGGAAATTACAACCAGAGTTTATTGAAAATATTAAAGAAACGCAGCAAGAGATTTTACAATCATACAGTCGTGTGGTAAAATCTGGAGGAAGAATGGTTTATGCTACATGTTCTATTTTTCCTTCGGAAAACGAGATGCAAGTGGAAAAATTTTTGAAATCAGAAGCTGGAGCTGACTTTGAATTAGAAGATTCTCAAACTTTATATGCTCATAGAGACGGTTTTGACGGTTTCTTTATGGCAAGAATGAAGAAAAAATAA
- the thrC gene encoding threonine synthase, producing the protein MKYYSLNKKAPKTSFEQAVVKGLAPDKGLYFPEEIQPLDKSFFDNIEQISREEIAFQAIQQFVSPEIPKKVLRQIIKETIDFDFPIVSLNNEISTLELFHGPTMAFKDVGARFMARCLGYFNQNNKEEITVLVATSGDTGGAVAHGFLGVKGIKVVILYPKGKVSNVQEKQLTTLGQNITALEVDGVFDDCQDMVKRAFLDQDLTSKMQLTSANSINVARWLPQMFYFFFTYQQLKSKYKQLVFSVPSGNFGNICAGMIAKKLGLPIEHFIAANNENNVITKFLKTKEYVPEPTIATLSNAMDVSNPSNFVRIQEIYDQDFEVLKKDLTSYFYTDKATEKALIEIKEKYNYIADPHGAIGYLACKDYLKENENVHCVFLETAHPTKFLPTVERVLNETVALPDQIKELMNKKKVAIEISNYGGLKNFLLSK; encoded by the coding sequence ATGAAATATTACTCATTAAATAAAAAAGCTCCTAAAACTAGTTTTGAACAGGCCGTTGTTAAAGGACTTGCGCCTGATAAAGGTCTTTATTTTCCAGAAGAGATTCAGCCGCTGGATAAGTCTTTCTTTGATAATATAGAGCAAATAAGCCGTGAAGAAATTGCATTCCAAGCTATTCAACAATTTGTAAGTCCAGAAATACCAAAAAAAGTTCTACGGCAAATTATTAAAGAAACAATTGATTTTGACTTTCCTATCGTGTCATTGAATAATGAGATTTCTACCCTTGAATTATTTCACGGCCCTACCATGGCATTTAAAGATGTAGGAGCTCGGTTTATGGCAAGATGTTTAGGCTATTTCAATCAAAATAATAAAGAAGAGATAACAGTACTTGTAGCTACATCTGGTGATACAGGTGGAGCTGTAGCTCACGGATTTTTAGGTGTAAAAGGAATTAAAGTAGTGATCCTTTACCCTAAAGGAAAAGTAAGCAATGTGCAAGAAAAACAGTTAACTACCTTAGGACAGAATATCACAGCATTAGAAGTAGATGGTGTTTTTGATGATTGTCAAGATATGGTTAAACGTGCTTTCTTAGATCAAGATCTGACCTCAAAAATGCAATTGACCAGCGCCAATTCTATTAACGTGGCACGATGGTTACCTCAAATGTTTTACTTCTTTTTTACCTATCAACAGCTAAAAAGTAAATACAAGCAATTGGTCTTTTCAGTACCTAGCGGAAACTTTGGGAATATTTGTGCAGGAATGATTGCAAAAAAACTAGGACTTCCTATTGAACATTTTATAGCTGCTAATAATGAGAATAATGTGATTACTAAGTTTCTCAAGACAAAAGAATATGTTCCAGAGCCTACTATTGCAACTTTAAGCAATGCGATGGATGTTTCTAATCCTAGTAATTTTGTACGTATTCAAGAAATTTACGATCAGGATTTTGAAGTTCTAAAAAAAGACCTCACCTCCTATTTTTACACCGACAAGGCAACCGAGAAAGCATTAATAGAAATCAAAGAGAAATACAATTATATCGCCGATCCTCATGGTGCTATAGGTTATTTAGCTTGTAAAGATTATTTAAAAGAAAATGAAAATGTTCATTGTGTTTTTCTAGAAACCGCACATCCAACGAAATTTTTACCTACCGTAGAGCGTGTTCTTAATGAGACCGTCGCACTTCCAGATCAAATAAAAGAATTAATGAATAAGAAGAAGGTAGCTATAGAAATCAGCAATTATGGTGGTTTAAAGAACTTTCTACTTTCTAAATAG
- a CDS encoding WD40/YVTN/BNR-like repeat-containing protein: MQKYVYSYGTHEKGYYFSINFYKNFAFAKARSPPSYLLFLTYFYCMKKILFFALIVLSTACKENTETSEQKEDKQESRNDVTIEMTEVLTDTISIRALDYGDGDYWFSGNNGQYGRIDATTGKVEMSKVTFDENENIEYRSIAVTDQYTYILSAGNPALVYKITHANNDVKLVYTEVEERVFYDSMKFWNDQEGIAFGDPTEDCLSVIKTFDGGESWAKCKCTYLPEFIKDEAAFAASNSNISIYKDNVWLATGGAAARILHSKDRGSTWEEYATPMIAGSQMAGIFAIDFIDEKRGIMIGGDWNKKEDNLYNKAITFDGGKNWKLMSSGNGPGYCSDIVFVPETDGKELFAVGSEGIWWSGSQGDDWIKLTEEGFYTVRMINRNEGYLAGRNKISSFSLQ, translated from the coding sequence TTGCAAAAATACGTTTATTCCTATGGAACTCATGAGAAGGGATATTATTTTTCTATTAATTTCTATAAGAATTTCGCTTTCGCGAAAGCGAGATCTCCACCATCCTATTTACTTTTTCTAACTTATTTTTACTGCATGAAGAAAATTTTATTTTTTGCTCTAATTGTTTTGAGCACAGCTTGTAAAGAAAACACTGAAACTTCTGAGCAAAAGGAGGACAAACAAGAAAGTAGAAACGACGTCACAATAGAAATGACTGAAGTTTTAACGGACACTATAAGTATAAGAGCGCTTGACTATGGTGATGGCGACTACTGGTTTTCTGGAAATAATGGGCAATATGGTAGGATAGATGCAACAACAGGAAAGGTAGAAATGTCGAAGGTAACCTTTGATGAAAATGAAAACATCGAATACAGGTCTATTGCTGTTACCGACCAATATACTTACATCTTAAGTGCTGGTAATCCTGCATTAGTATATAAAATTACACATGCAAACAATGACGTAAAACTGGTTTATACTGAGGTAGAAGAGCGTGTTTTTTATGACAGTATGAAATTTTGGAACGATCAAGAAGGAATTGCTTTTGGTGATCCTACAGAAGACTGCTTATCAGTAATTAAAACTTTTGATGGCGGAGAAAGCTGGGCAAAGTGCAAGTGTACTTATCTACCAGAATTTATAAAAGATGAGGCAGCCTTTGCAGCAAGTAATTCTAATATTTCTATCTATAAGGATAATGTATGGCTGGCCACTGGTGGAGCTGCTGCACGCATCTTACATAGTAAGGATCGCGGTTCTACCTGGGAAGAATATGCTACGCCTATGATTGCAGGAAGTCAAATGGCAGGAATATTTGCTATAGATTTTATAGATGAGAAGCGTGGTATTATGATAGGAGGTGACTGGAATAAGAAGGAAGATAATCTTTATAACAAAGCAATAACCTTTGATGGTGGGAAAAACTGGAAGCTTATGAGTTCTGGTAATGGTCCTGGTTACTGTAGTGATATTGTTTTTGTTCCGGAAACAGATGGTAAAGAATTGTTTGCCGTAGGATCTGAGGGAATATGGTGGAGCGGTTCTCAAGGTGATGACTGGATAAAGCTTACTGAAGAAGGTTTCTATACCGTAAGAATGATCAATCGAAATGAAGGATATCTTGCGGGCCGAAACAAAATAAGTAGTTTCTCACTTCAATAA